The Osmia lignaria lignaria isolate PbOS001 chromosome 14, iyOsmLign1, whole genome shotgun sequence genome has a window encoding:
- the LOC117609063 gene encoding uncharacterized protein LOC117609063 isoform X9: protein MSIAVAENAGPSPCELQDPLWVKMSAITGSITKKRKKSDAKPQSQINKCLNEKRRRNQENLFIDELAELISVTDMSSGKTDKRQILQRTVDQIRHIRQQEGSNSHAVQQGEVSSSNPNILSNDQVGPILLEALDGFLFVVNSEGRVEYVTDNITQYINYTKDDVLGKDIYNIIHHGDHNTFMPSLCPVSLGWTSEPQPQTRNRTFNCRFLVKPPDDKEETMEEKQQRVSKYEYLQICSALLPSNSDRLESGDVSSESSDIGPCVMCVARRIPPNEKPIGTPIEQFTVKLDTAGKIIAVDVSWLSPPYSNYLTTVGDLIGTTIKDVCHPHDLSKLTAHLNDTLQVGESTSGVYRLRVSPDKFLNIQTKSKLFKANVMNTHDTDFIMATNSIIGPLQESQTSSLTNSGASSVSANGAAALTPKRQDEGKTGCSAGNNQSAMDTSGNARNNSSNVAGTATTAGQQQTTVGVTATVVETQNSVVSTESGRLRNLLTKGASASEDSQDNTNNDSENQNKHRILKTLLNQQDEDDFHPEHNNKVRTSPSNMPKPSMDHSKSSLGNNMLLQLLNEKNDDEDEEARAGFKKRNELLQQLLKDQDDERKVQEQQCKSQNREEDPLLRSLGFRNTTPSPSQSGDNVGLGGSTQVGQKRPGEDGDLNIAVKRPMDGSHQVSSSGTSTNTTSKLWEKNKMLASLLAKQPPQPTTIPPIPASVISATPQDKLLRIGLKPQQPSQQSQSQSQQQQQQQQQQQQQQQQQQQQQQQQQQQPWTGGSMQSVGGNTITTTATSARTPLQSQSRQLPRQTTNTYLTHMLSQQQRPQMGQMDSEFTGSGEYRHTNADPTGWDNQSSDPDLSDILDQVIEFVPDEAIADSSAIANLLDAIEAPQNNALNEKMAINAIQKSLMLFETAVNPTSSTITIPGTPPAYSTTLVTTPVTTSHSYQPPPMYQQQPRMRLNTQPGVRQTTTQFTQQQQLQLQQQRTKLIQQQQQQQLKQRLLQQQQQQQLLIPSNATATDQITTGIHNIDNLLNNTVAPNVSLQRSSVPDSQVSPGYGGSVQMPSGHRLAHSYSHPSTLPQHPIVNNNFNSGQQVSAAARLSPHSPAGILSFTHPQPLSPRVTQGNYGNTPRLFNVNQVRSQQQPTVQQQLQQQQRSMPSPGTPASARQSPFPAETFPPPTSPTASQFPPGPNPGAPNPSAQYRLQRTTSTPSATTQLPGGVGSPRHYGGVSKEQPLLSPSHPHSGCNPATPTHNQHNVTNTQQHFSNQQHSSMIYHTTANTINTADMQNNQFCYDRTSVPLYSSGPGDTQDARPLPPGNPVNHQLGGNASSTSEFVRQELRAIVGARTQQQQQQQRVPNNIQNNLSGQVSQDDLDALGLTYEMSPAGEAVVSDGPAKSWAIGSAGGAPSSSRTSMEEVARGDPKVNQSSLLQKLLSE from the exons TAACAAGTGCCTTAACGAAAAAAGACGACGGAACCAGGAGAACCTGTTTATCGATGAGCTTGCCGAGCTGATTTCCGTCACGGACATGAGCTCTGGCAAGACTGACAAGCGCCAGATCCTTCAGAGAACCGTCGACCAG ATTCGGCACATTAGGCAACAGGAAGGCTCGAATAGTCATGCCGTTCAACAGGGGGAAGTGTCTTCATCGAATCCTAACATACTGTCCAACGATCAAGTTGGTCCTATTTTACTCGAG GCGTTAGATGGCTTTCTGTTTGTTGTAAATTCGGAGGGACGAGTGGAGTACGTAACGGATAACATAAcacaatatataaattatacgaAGGACGATGTGCTCGGCAaggatatttataatattattcatCATGGAGACCACAACACCTTCATGCCTAGCTTGTGCCCTGTGTCATTAG GCTGGACGAGCGAGCCGCAGCCCCAAACGAGGAATCGTACCTTCAATTGCCGCTTCTTGGTGAAGCCTCCTGATGATAAAGAAGAGACTATGGAAGAGAAGCAGCAACGAGTATCGAAATACGAGTATCTGCAGATCTGTTCAGCTCTTTTGCCAAGTAATAGCGATCGTCTGGAGAGCGGTGACGTATCATCCGAATCCTCGGACATCGGTCCTTGCGTAATGTGCGTGGCTCGCAGGATACCACCGAACGAGAAACCCATTGGTACCCCCATCGAGCAGTTCACTGTCAAGCTGGACACCGCGGGCAAGATTATCGCGGTTGATGTCAGCTGGCTGTCGCCCCCTTACTCCAACTACCTAACCACGGTAGGG GACCTGATTGGCACTACAATAAAGGATGTGTGCCACCCTCATGATCTCAGTAAGCTAACTGCACATTTGAACGATACGCTTCAAGTCGGTGAGAGTACCAGCGGTGTGTACCGGCTACGCGTTAGTCCTGATAAGTTCCTTAACATTCAAACAAAGTCAAAACTTTTCAAAGCAAATGTGATGAATACACACGATACCGACTTTATTATGGCCACCAATTCCATCATCGG TCCGCTTCAGGAATCACAGACGTCCTCCTTGACCAACAGCGGTGCTAGTAGTGTTAGTGCCAACGGGGCAGCTGCGCTTACCCCGAAACGTCAGGATGAAGGGAAGACTGGATGTTCGGCCGGCAACAACCAATCCGCCATGGATACAAGCGGGAACGCGAGAAACAACTCGAGCAACGTGGCCGGGACCGCTACCACCGCCGGTCAACAACAGACCACCGTCGGGGTGACCGCGACCGTTGTCGAAACTCAGAACAGTGTTGTGTCAACCGAGTCCGGTAGATTGAGAAACTTATTGACCAAGGGCGCTAGTGCTAGTGAGGACAGTCAGGACAATACGAATAACGATTCCGAGAACCAAAATAAGCATAGGATATTAAAGACCTTGTTGAATCAACAAGACGAGGACGATTTTCATCCGGAGCATAATAATAAAGTGCGAACCAGTCCTAGTAACATGCCGAAACCGAGCATGGACCATTCGAAATCTTCGCTTGGAAATAATATGCTGCTACAG TTATTAAATGAGAAAAACGATGACGAGGATGAAGAGGCTCGTGCCGGTTTCAAGAAACGGAACGAACTTTTGCAACAGCTCCTGAAAGACCAAGACGACGAGAGGAAAGTACAAGAGCAACAG TGCAAGTCACAGAATCGGGAAGAAGATCCTCTTTTGCGAAGTCTTGGCTTTCGGAACACCACGCCATCCCCGTCTCAATCGGGTGACAATGTTGGTCTCGGTGGTTCGACCCAGGTCGGTCAGAAGAGACCCGGCGAGGATGGCGATTTAAACATAGCTGTGAAACGTCCTATGGACGGTTCGCACCAGGTATCCTCATCGGGTACGTCCACCAACACGACCAGTAAACTCTGGGAGAAGAACAAAATGTTGGCTTCGTTGCTAGCTAAACAACCTCCTCAACCAACCACTATCCCACCAATACCTGCATCTGTGATATCGGCAACGCCACAG GATAAGCTGCTGCGCATAGGATTGAAGCCACAACAGCCGTCACAGCAGTCACAATCACAGtcgcaacagcagcaacagcaacagcagcaacaacaacagcagcaacaacaacagcagcaacaacaacaacagcaacagcagcaacccTGGACGGGTGGTAGCATGCAGTCGGTTGGTGGTAATACGATAACGACAACTGCAACTTCCGCGCGTACTCCTCTCCAAAGCCAGTCGAGACAACTACCTCGTCAAACAACCAATACCTACCTCACTCATATGCTAAGTCAg CAACAAAGACCCCAAATGGGTCAGATGGATTCGGAATTTACGGGCAGCGGGGAGTATCGTCATACAAATGCAGATCCAACCGGTTGGGACAATCAGTCATCAGATCCTGATCTTTCCGATATTTTGGATCAAGTGATCGAATTCGTACCAGACGAAGCTATCGCAG atTCGTCTGCGATAGCAAATCTCTTAGATGCGATCGAAGCACCGCAGAACAACGCGTTGAACGAGAAGATGGCGATTAACGCGATACAAAAGTCGTTGATGTTATTCGAGACTGCCGTAAATCCAACGTCTTCCACCATAACAATTCCTGGCACACCTCCAGCTTACTCCACCACG TTGGTTACCACACCCGTAACGACGAGCCATAGTTACCAACCACCGCCGATGTATCAACAACAGCCAAGGATGAGGTTGAACACTCAGCCAGGTGTCAGACAAACGACCACTCAATTCACGCAGCAGCAACAATTACAGTTACAACAACAACGTACAAAATTGatacaacaacaacagcaacaacaattgAAACAAAGGCTactgcaacaacaacagcaacaacagttACTTATTCCTTCCAATGCTACAGCTACGGACCAAATTACCACCGGCATTCATAATATTGATAACCTTCTGAACAATACTGTTGCACCAAACGTGTCGTTACAG CGGTCGAGTGTCCCAGATTCGCAAGTGTCTCCAGGTTATGGGGGATCCGTCCAGATGCCTTCCGGTCACCGACTTGCCCACTCGTACTCACATCCTTCAACGTTACCACAGCA CCCCATTGTAAACAATAATTTTAACAGTGGTCAACAAGTGTCCGCCGCAGCTCGACTGTCACCGCATTCTCCCGCTGGTATCTTATCGTTCACTCATCCACAGCCGTTGTCACCACGGGTGACGCAA GGCAACTATGGTAATACCCCGAGATTATTCAACGTTAACCAGGTGAGATCGCAGCAACAGCCCACCGTGCAGCAgcagctgcagcaacaacagAGATCGATGCCGTCGCCGGGTACTCCAGCGTCTGCACGACAATCTCCGTTTCCGGCGGAAACCTTTCCTCCACCCACCTCTCCTACAGCCAGCCAATTTCCACCCGGTCCTAATCCTGGCGCTCCGAATCCTTCTGCCCAATATCGGTTGCAACGGACCACGTCTACGCCTTCAGCTACGACTCAGTTGCCAG GTGGGGTCGGTTCGCCCCGGCACTACGGCGGAGTGAGTAAGGAACAACCTCTTCTTTCACCTAGTCATCCACATTCGGGTTGCAACCCGGCAACACCGACTCACAATCAACACAACGTAACGAATACCCAACAACACTTCTCCAACCAACAACATTCTTCTATGATATACCACACGACCGCCAATACTATCAACACAGCTGACATGCAGAACAATCAGTTCTGTTACGATCGGACGTCTGTTCCACTCTATTCGTCAGGGCCTGGGGACACGCAGGATGCCAGGCCTCTGCCTCCCGGTAATCCTGTCAATCACCAATTGGGTG GAAATGCCAGCAGCACGTCCGAGTTCGTGAGGCAAGAATTGAGAGCGATCGTTGGCGCAAGaacgcaacaacaacaacaacaacaaaggGTACCTAACAACATTCAAAATAACCTTTCTGGTCAAGTATCTCAGGATGATCTTGATGCACTTGGTCTGACGTACGAGATGTCTCCTGCAG GTGAGGCTGTGGTTAGCGATGGCCCTGCAAAGAGCTGGGCCATTGGGAGTGCCGGAGGTGCCCCCTCGTCCTCCAGG ACTTCTATGGAGGAAGTGGCTCGAGGTGATCCAAAGGTGAACCAATCGTCGCTGTTACAGAAACTGTTGTCCGAGTGA
- the LOC117609063 gene encoding uncharacterized protein LOC117609063 isoform X5 produces the protein MSIAVAENAGPSPCELQDPLWVKMSAITGSITKKRKKSDAKPQSQINKCLNEKRRRNQENLFIDELAELISVTDMSSGKTDKRQILQRTVDQIRHIRQQEGSNSHAVQQGEVSSSNPNILSNDQVGPILLEALDGFLFVVNSEGRVEYVTDNITQYINYTKDDVLGKDIYNIIHHGDHNTFMPSLCPVSLGWTSEPQPQTRNRTFNCRFLVKPPDDKEETMEEKQQRVSKYEYLQICSALLPSNSDRLESGDVSSESSDIGPCVMCVARRIPPNEKPIGTPIEQFTVKLDTAGKIIAVDVSWLSPPYSNYLTTVGDLIGTTIKDVCHPHDLSKLTAHLNDTLQVGESTSGVYRLRVSPDKFLNIQTKSKLFKANVMNTHDTDFIMATNSIIGDNDLMPIEGGQLSNNKVCSGHSSNRCANNSNNNNGNNNNNVGGPLMSVAHLNGQVSGISGRGLAGTSSSSSASSHGGGVATSSNSIVFSAAESCNNPLPSLSTSNPFNHFSGNMDLEFELFPSSTWDLDSSSGWADRPESRASGPPNSRPPSQPAPTSPSPQGTFSSNSAVAPHCSPMRAFSPTSGNAAHTFSNSFPFSPLQESQTSSLTNSGASSVSANGAAALTPKRQDEGKTGCSAGNNQSAMDTSGNARNNSSNVAGTATTAGQQQTTVGVTATVVETQNSVVSTESGRLRNLLTKGASASEDSQDNTNNDSENQNKHRILKTLLNQQDEDDFHPEHNNKVRTSPSNMPKPSMDHSKSSLGNNMLLQLLNEKNDDEDEEARAGFKKRNELLQQLLKDQDDERKVQEQQCKSQNREEDPLLRSLGFRNTTPSPSQSGDNVGLGGSTQVGQKRPGEDGDLNIAVKRPMDGSHQVSSSGTSTNTTSKLWEKNKMLASLLAKQPPQPTTIPPIPASVISATPQDKLLRIGLKPQQPSQQSQSQSQQQQQQQQQQQQQQQQQQQQQQQQQQQPWTGGSMQSVGGNTITTTATSARTPLQSQSRQLPRQTTNTYLTHMLSQQQRPQMGQMDSEFTGSGEYRHTNADPTGWDNQSSDPDLSDILDQVIEFVPDEAIADSSAIANLLDAIEAPQNNALNEKMAINAIQKSLMLFETAVNPTSSTITIPGTPPAYSTTLVTTPVTTSHSYQPPPMYQQQPRMRLNTQPGVRQTTTQFTQQQQLQLQQQRTKLIQQQQQQQLKQRLLQQQQQQQLLIPSNATATDQITTGIHNIDNLLNNTVAPNVSLQRSSVPDSQVSPGYGGSVQMPSGHRLAHSYSHPSTLPQHPIVNNNFNSGQQVSAAARLSPHSPAGILSFTHPQPLSPRVTQVRSQQQPTVQQQLQQQQRSMPSPGTPASARQSPFPAETFPPPTSPTASQFPPGPNPGAPNPSAQYRLQRTTSTPSATTQLPGGVGSPRHYGGVSKEQPLLSPSHPHSGCNPATPTHNQHNVTNTQQHFSNQQHSSMIYHTTANTINTADMQNNQFCYDRTSVPLYSSGPGDTQDARPLPPGNPVNHQLGGNASSTSEFVRQELRAIVGARTQQQQQQQRVPNNIQNNLSGQVSQDDLDALGLTYEMSPAGEAVVSDGPAKSWAIGSAGGAPSSSRTSMEEVARGDPKVNQSSLLQKLLSE, from the exons TAACAAGTGCCTTAACGAAAAAAGACGACGGAACCAGGAGAACCTGTTTATCGATGAGCTTGCCGAGCTGATTTCCGTCACGGACATGAGCTCTGGCAAGACTGACAAGCGCCAGATCCTTCAGAGAACCGTCGACCAG ATTCGGCACATTAGGCAACAGGAAGGCTCGAATAGTCATGCCGTTCAACAGGGGGAAGTGTCTTCATCGAATCCTAACATACTGTCCAACGATCAAGTTGGTCCTATTTTACTCGAG GCGTTAGATGGCTTTCTGTTTGTTGTAAATTCGGAGGGACGAGTGGAGTACGTAACGGATAACATAAcacaatatataaattatacgaAGGACGATGTGCTCGGCAaggatatttataatattattcatCATGGAGACCACAACACCTTCATGCCTAGCTTGTGCCCTGTGTCATTAG GCTGGACGAGCGAGCCGCAGCCCCAAACGAGGAATCGTACCTTCAATTGCCGCTTCTTGGTGAAGCCTCCTGATGATAAAGAAGAGACTATGGAAGAGAAGCAGCAACGAGTATCGAAATACGAGTATCTGCAGATCTGTTCAGCTCTTTTGCCAAGTAATAGCGATCGTCTGGAGAGCGGTGACGTATCATCCGAATCCTCGGACATCGGTCCTTGCGTAATGTGCGTGGCTCGCAGGATACCACCGAACGAGAAACCCATTGGTACCCCCATCGAGCAGTTCACTGTCAAGCTGGACACCGCGGGCAAGATTATCGCGGTTGATGTCAGCTGGCTGTCGCCCCCTTACTCCAACTACCTAACCACGGTAGGG GACCTGATTGGCACTACAATAAAGGATGTGTGCCACCCTCATGATCTCAGTAAGCTAACTGCACATTTGAACGATACGCTTCAAGTCGGTGAGAGTACCAGCGGTGTGTACCGGCTACGCGTTAGTCCTGATAAGTTCCTTAACATTCAAACAAAGTCAAAACTTTTCAAAGCAAATGTGATGAATACACACGATACCGACTTTATTATGGCCACCAATTCCATCATCGG GGACAATGACTTAATGCCTATCGAGGGTGGTCAGCTTTCCAACAACAAAGTGTGCTCTGGACACTCTAGTAACCGTTGTGcgaataatagtaataataataatggtaacaataacaataacgtgGGTGGCCCGCTGATGTCCGTGGCGCATCTGAACGGTCAAGTGAGTGGTATCAGTGGTCGGGGGTTGGCTggtacgtcgtcgtcgtcgtcagcGTCGTCGCATGGCGGCGGTGTTGCGACATCGTCGAACTCGATAGTGTTTAGCGCGGCCGAGTCTTGCAACAACCCCCTGCCGTCGCTAAGTACAAGTAATCCGTTCAACCACTTTTCGGGGAACATGGACTTGGAATTCGAGCTGTTCCCCAGTTCCACATGGGACTTGGATAGTAGCAGCGGGTGGGCAGATAGGCCCGAATCGAGAGCTAGCGGGCCACCAAATTCACGACCACCTTCCCAGCCAGCCCCGACATCTCCGAGTCCCCAGGGAACGTTCTCCTCTAATTCAGCGGTGGCGCCTCACTGCAGTCCCATGCGCGCGTTCAGCCCGACCTCAGGCAACGCAGCTCACACCTTCAGTAATTCGTTCCCCTTCAGTCCGCTTCAGGAATCACAGACGTCCTCCTTGACCAACAGCGGTGCTAGTAGTGTTAGTGCCAACGGGGCAGCTGCGCTTACCCCGAAACGTCAGGATGAAGGGAAGACTGGATGTTCGGCCGGCAACAACCAATCCGCCATGGATACAAGCGGGAACGCGAGAAACAACTCGAGCAACGTGGCCGGGACCGCTACCACCGCCGGTCAACAACAGACCACCGTCGGGGTGACCGCGACCGTTGTCGAAACTCAGAACAGTGTTGTGTCAACCGAGTCCGGTAGATTGAGAAACTTATTGACCAAGGGCGCTAGTGCTAGTGAGGACAGTCAGGACAATACGAATAACGATTCCGAGAACCAAAATAAGCATAGGATATTAAAGACCTTGTTGAATCAACAAGACGAGGACGATTTTCATCCGGAGCATAATAATAAAGTGCGAACCAGTCCTAGTAACATGCCGAAACCGAGCATGGACCATTCGAAATCTTCGCTTGGAAATAATATGCTGCTACAG TTATTAAATGAGAAAAACGATGACGAGGATGAAGAGGCTCGTGCCGGTTTCAAGAAACGGAACGAACTTTTGCAACAGCTCCTGAAAGACCAAGACGACGAGAGGAAAGTACAAGAGCAACAG TGCAAGTCACAGAATCGGGAAGAAGATCCTCTTTTGCGAAGTCTTGGCTTTCGGAACACCACGCCATCCCCGTCTCAATCGGGTGACAATGTTGGTCTCGGTGGTTCGACCCAGGTCGGTCAGAAGAGACCCGGCGAGGATGGCGATTTAAACATAGCTGTGAAACGTCCTATGGACGGTTCGCACCAGGTATCCTCATCGGGTACGTCCACCAACACGACCAGTAAACTCTGGGAGAAGAACAAAATGTTGGCTTCGTTGCTAGCTAAACAACCTCCTCAACCAACCACTATCCCACCAATACCTGCATCTGTGATATCGGCAACGCCACAG GATAAGCTGCTGCGCATAGGATTGAAGCCACAACAGCCGTCACAGCAGTCACAATCACAGtcgcaacagcagcaacagcaacagcagcaacaacaacagcagcaacaacaacagcagcaacaacaacaacagcaacagcagcaacccTGGACGGGTGGTAGCATGCAGTCGGTTGGTGGTAATACGATAACGACAACTGCAACTTCCGCGCGTACTCCTCTCCAAAGCCAGTCGAGACAACTACCTCGTCAAACAACCAATACCTACCTCACTCATATGCTAAGTCAg CAACAAAGACCCCAAATGGGTCAGATGGATTCGGAATTTACGGGCAGCGGGGAGTATCGTCATACAAATGCAGATCCAACCGGTTGGGACAATCAGTCATCAGATCCTGATCTTTCCGATATTTTGGATCAAGTGATCGAATTCGTACCAGACGAAGCTATCGCAG atTCGTCTGCGATAGCAAATCTCTTAGATGCGATCGAAGCACCGCAGAACAACGCGTTGAACGAGAAGATGGCGATTAACGCGATACAAAAGTCGTTGATGTTATTCGAGACTGCCGTAAATCCAACGTCTTCCACCATAACAATTCCTGGCACACCTCCAGCTTACTCCACCACG TTGGTTACCACACCCGTAACGACGAGCCATAGTTACCAACCACCGCCGATGTATCAACAACAGCCAAGGATGAGGTTGAACACTCAGCCAGGTGTCAGACAAACGACCACTCAATTCACGCAGCAGCAACAATTACAGTTACAACAACAACGTACAAAATTGatacaacaacaacagcaacaacaattgAAACAAAGGCTactgcaacaacaacagcaacaacagttACTTATTCCTTCCAATGCTACAGCTACGGACCAAATTACCACCGGCATTCATAATATTGATAACCTTCTGAACAATACTGTTGCACCAAACGTGTCGTTACAG CGGTCGAGTGTCCCAGATTCGCAAGTGTCTCCAGGTTATGGGGGATCCGTCCAGATGCCTTCCGGTCACCGACTTGCCCACTCGTACTCACATCCTTCAACGTTACCACAGCA CCCCATTGTAAACAATAATTTTAACAGTGGTCAACAAGTGTCCGCCGCAGCTCGACTGTCACCGCATTCTCCCGCTGGTATCTTATCGTTCACTCATCCACAGCCGTTGTCACCACGGGTGACGCAA GTGAGATCGCAGCAACAGCCCACCGTGCAGCAgcagctgcagcaacaacagAGATCGATGCCGTCGCCGGGTACTCCAGCGTCTGCACGACAATCTCCGTTTCCGGCGGAAACCTTTCCTCCACCCACCTCTCCTACAGCCAGCCAATTTCCACCCGGTCCTAATCCTGGCGCTCCGAATCCTTCTGCCCAATATCGGTTGCAACGGACCACGTCTACGCCTTCAGCTACGACTCAGTTGCCAG GTGGGGTCGGTTCGCCCCGGCACTACGGCGGAGTGAGTAAGGAACAACCTCTTCTTTCACCTAGTCATCCACATTCGGGTTGCAACCCGGCAACACCGACTCACAATCAACACAACGTAACGAATACCCAACAACACTTCTCCAACCAACAACATTCTTCTATGATATACCACACGACCGCCAATACTATCAACACAGCTGACATGCAGAACAATCAGTTCTGTTACGATCGGACGTCTGTTCCACTCTATTCGTCAGGGCCTGGGGACACGCAGGATGCCAGGCCTCTGCCTCCCGGTAATCCTGTCAATCACCAATTGGGTG GAAATGCCAGCAGCACGTCCGAGTTCGTGAGGCAAGAATTGAGAGCGATCGTTGGCGCAAGaacgcaacaacaacaacaacaacaaaggGTACCTAACAACATTCAAAATAACCTTTCTGGTCAAGTATCTCAGGATGATCTTGATGCACTTGGTCTGACGTACGAGATGTCTCCTGCAG GTGAGGCTGTGGTTAGCGATGGCCCTGCAAAGAGCTGGGCCATTGGGAGTGCCGGAGGTGCCCCCTCGTCCTCCAGG ACTTCTATGGAGGAAGTGGCTCGAGGTGATCCAAAGGTGAACCAATCGTCGCTGTTACAGAAACTGTTGTCCGAGTGA